A genomic window from Sebastes fasciatus isolate fSebFas1 chromosome 7, fSebFas1.pri, whole genome shotgun sequence includes:
- the LOC141770860 gene encoding myosin regulatory light chain 2B, cardiac muscle isoform-like: MFELNQIQEFKEAFTIIDESDLSDLSDLCCSGCCFTVTMMMMMMMCLMAGHLKVGDDDLDEMTRECSGPLNSEKNSKVNQMFTKLDVAGNLDYKNLCYVITHKEDKERE; the protein is encoded by the exons ATGTTTGAGCTGAACCAGATCCAGGAGTTCAAAGAG GCTTTCACCATCATTGATGAGAGTGACCTGAGTGACCTGAGTGACCTCTGCTGCTCTGG TTGCTGCTTCACTGttacaatgatgatgatgatgatgatgtgtttgATGGCAGGTCACCTTAAAGTTGGTGACGATGACCTCGATGAGATGACAAGGGAGTGTTCAGGACCCCTCAACTCGGAGAAAAACTCAAAG GTAAATCAGATGTTTACAAAGTTGGATGTCGCCGGTAACCTTGACTACAAGAACCTGTGTTATGTGATCACCCACAAAGAGGACAAAGAGCGGGAGtaa
- the LOC141770861 gene encoding alpha-(1,3)-fucosyltransferase 4-like has product MIGTGSYWRARTHRRSRWSQQDSCCVGLLVLRVTSTCVYVAVVGFLLFLGFYLLDSPDTTPADSDSVVTLLVWTHPFGRYRKLPDCLKLYHIDGCALTDDERAYPRADAVLIHHRDLVTGAADLPPEPRPNAQKWIWMNYESPAHTTELWRFEDVFNLTMTYRTDSDVFLPYGYLVPRGGLSRTQRNPPRPHLLAWVVSNWSESHTRVVFYHELRRYIPVDVFGRAGQPIPEDSGTGVQVRKLLRRYQFYLSLENSQHTDYITEKLWNALQAGSVPVVLGPSRQNYERFLPPEAFIHVDDFSTVRGLARYLLMLRRNPVRFRRHLDWRRRYRVHQTSFWTEHYCTACRAVRRTRGRTDVVQDLTRWFHS; this is encoded by the coding sequence ATGATTGGAACAGGGTCTTATTGGAGAGCTCGGACGCACAGGCGCTCCCGGTGGTCCCAGCAGGACTCGTGCTGTGTGGGCCTGCTGGTTCTCAGAGTGACCTCCACCTGTGTGTATGTGGCCGTGGTCGGTTTCCTGCTCTTTCTGGGTTTCTACCTGCTGGACTCACCGGACACAACACCTGCAGACTCTGACTCCGTGGTGACCCTCTTGGTGTGGACGCATCCGTTCGGTCGGTACCGTAAACTCCCGGACTGCCTTAAACTCTACCACATCGACGGGTGCGCGCTCACCGACGACGAGCGCGCGTACCCACGTGCCGACGCGGTGCTCATCCACCACCGGGACTTGGTCACCGGAGCCGCGGATCTGCCACCGGAACCGCGTCCAAATGCGCAAAAGTGGATATGGATGAACTACGAGTCTCCTGCGCACACGACGGAGCTGTGGCGCTTCGAGGACGTCTTCAACCTCACCATGACGTACCGGACAGACTCTGATGTGTTCCTACCGTACGGGTATCTGGTCCCACGTGGTGGACTCAGCAGAACCCAGCGGAACCCGCCACGACCACACCTCCTGGCCTGGGTCGTCAGCAACTGGTCCGAGTCACACACACGTGTTGTTTTCTACCACGAGCTCCGCCGGTACATCCCGGTGGATGTGTTCGGTAGAGCGGGTCAGCCGATACCGGAGGATTCTGGTACCGGCGTCCAGGTGCGCAAGCTGCTCCGCCGGTACCAGTTCTACCTGTCTCTGGAGAACTCGCAGCACACCGACTACATCACGGAGAAGCTGTGGAACGCGCTGCAGGCCGGCTCGGTTCCGGTGGTCCTCGGTCCGTCCAGGCAGAACTACGAGCGGTTCTTACCACCGGAGGCCTTCATCCACGTGGACGACTTCTCCACGGTGCGAGGCCTGGCCCGGTACCTGCTGATGCTGAGGAGGAACCCGGTGCGGTTCAGGAGGCACCTGGACTGGAGGAGGAGATACAGAGTCCACCAGACCTCCTTCTGGACTGAGCACTACTGCACGGCCTGCAGGGCGGTGAGGAGGACCAGAGGCAGGACAGATGTGGTCCAGGATCTGACACGATGGTTTCACTCGTGA